Genomic window (Zingiber officinale cultivar Zhangliang chromosome 2B, Zo_v1.1, whole genome shotgun sequence):
aagtgGAGAAGTCTCCGCCGAACTTTgagggatggatgttcgctccggccatcgtcttgatcgtagtgcttcagttggcggttagtccttctgaggcgatcaggctctgataccacttgttggtgcagcggagaccggcaagaggggggtgaattgctgaaaacaaaaagtaactataccctcctcgtactttcaactcagttagtacaatagttaacaaaataataaaacagtaaaagaaagacacagaagaattaacctggttacaaccaaggaggttgttaatccagggcaatagaagcgcactaaaagaaactctcctttgctgaaggcggagaagccttttacactttcaaaagctcagaactattgctaggaaacactacagattgaatgcttgagttgatattgaattcctagctccaggggcttttatataggtcttggaaatcttatcccgaggctccaaggcgcctccaacgagggtctaaggcgcctccataggagtcagcggataaaactttatccgcgcgtagaacggtcattttgactggttgaaggcgcctccaacctggctgaaggcgcctccaacctggctgaaggtgcctccaacctggttgaaggcgccttcaagctggaggcccctccagtcaggttggaggtgcctccaagttgGCAGCTCAGTtcctttgacttcgtttccagcttgttgcgacttccgatgctccgatcttttgggtgattgtggccagtcgaaatagggctcacccgaacccaatttccggccttcctcgagcagccttccatcccggcttaacgtccctcgaacgccgcgcacgctcttcactcccaccggagtactcttccgcagctctctcgtccttcggacgcaccgagcccgtcggctcccttcccgtgccgtccttctcgctagctgcgtcttccgctcgacttcctgtgctcctaagctcctgcacactcagacacagggatcaaatacaacgcaggacctaaccaacttggttgatcacatcaaaactaccacggggtccaacaaaaaccacttagaatggtgtgagatgcataggatattatctggacttcagaatgcttatatctgtgcataaacataagtctgggtaataaatactaaaattaattaatcaagttaggttattCGTGTTTAGTCAAACTAATTGGAACACTTtattaacttaactaaccaagtgaaagctactaccttatggtaaatagcaagtagctaaaggttagacatttggtTAAAGAAAAATAGGTATTTAGTTTGAAGCTTTTCTTCACCTTAAAttttcatgcttggactttaggacttcaAGGCACTTATATTTTGACACTAATCTAGGGGGAGGAAAAGGAAGCTAGGttattttattgtattttttacTTTCTCGAATTTTAACcaagtttttttaaaagctaTATTTTTATCAAATACTTTTTCTCAAAGTCCTTTTTAAAGCTAAgcttaaagatttttaaagttaaaattctttttgaaaagttagagttaaattcaaatttttgttAAACATTGGTTTTAagagttaaacttttcaaaaagttcaaaatacttttaagtttaaattttctttaaactatttttgaaaagaaaataacTCATTTTTAGAAAGACAGAAACTAAGTTTTggataaagtatttttttaaaaaattatttacttaactaagtatttttatcaaaagctaaagtttttatcaaaatatttttttagctaagtgtttatcaaaatatttttaaagttaaaatttttatcaaaatattttttagctAAGTGTTAAAACTAAGCTctaatcaaaatcctttttaagtaGTGTACTTTTATCTAAGCTTTTTTGAAAACCTCTATAAAACTAAGTATTAAAGCTAAGTTattatcaacttcttttgaaagctaagtaattgaaaaagtaattattttcaaagctaagtttaactaagttttttgtaCCCTTCAAGGAGAGCTTAAAGTtaaacaaagtaaaataaaatctctcctttCTAATATAtattaaagggggagagaaaagttaaaagttaagacttaaacataatttttatgaaagggggagcataagggagtttttttcttcaaattattgtatttatgctcatgcttaaatttctttatttattgttatgttttacttaactttaaatcgtgttaccataatcaaaaagggggagattgttggtacgggaagtatcagacgatcgaacctgagttttgattatgtcaaagagttcaaagttaagttgtcttatgatctaacaagattgattgagtttgtaggaaagtcccaagttgtcttaggcaaaagttctagtggattctagacaggtggaaaaccttagggggtgataactctaggtcctagggggcagtaaccctaggtgatggaaagtcttagctgcagttaggtaggtggaaaaccctttagggaggtaatcctaggtcctacgaggtggtaatcctaggtcctacgaggtggtaaccctaggtgctagggggtggtaaccctaggcggaaagtccagtcagtctggaggatcggtttggcaatagataacttctcctcagagaagtaggtgaggacgcgttcctcggtgagggaacagtagacgtcaattcgacttagggtttccagaggaaatccgaagtcagaatcggacagtccaaaGGCTATCAAAgctatttatttacatattatctgctatgcactaactctgttttacaggagactaacactttgTGCAGGATTAGATTCCAccaggatcgatcaaccgaacgtTCGGTTCAATCGACTGAACCTCCAAGTAGCAAGATCAAAGTTCCAGTGAGTGGATCGggttcgaccaggggatcggtcgaccgaacctcaggatCGAtagaccgaaccttgggatcagttGACCTAACCGAGGATAAGCCgtgacgtggtcgagccgagttaATCAGACCAGATGAGAtggtgatcagtcgaccgaatggcGGAATCGGTTGATCGAACAAAGAAACTCTATCCGAGCAGCAGAACCGGGATTGGAATGCTGACCAATTCAGGTGGGATCGGTCGAGCAAACCTGgggatcggttgactgatccGGTTCGACTCAAACCTGAttccgagatcagtggatctgaatTAGGTCTAAAGAAGCTATAAAAAGGGCCCTCGACCAGCACCTCGAGACAACAATTCTACACAAGCGATCCTCCAAGCTGTGCGCTACGTCGAAACGACACTCAGCTGCTGTTCCGATAAATTGACGAACCAATTCCTAATCATTTATTGTCGATATAATATGTTTCTTTTTGTACTTGTACttatatatttgaaaaaaaattcggaTCTATAATGATTGTCCAACGTAAGCGATCAATGATcacgggccttgaagtaggagtcaccataagtttcaaaccaagtaaaagaaaatttgttagcgttgcttgtctttttaatttttattccaCTACGTATTTTATGTATTTTTCGAAACAAGTGAAAAAATAAAACTTGTTATCTACCCTTCCTAGTACGTCTACAGTCCTACATCCTGTAGGGTGTAGCTACATATTGTCCCAACTTGAGGTTAGAGTTTATTAATCTAAAATTAAGATTggacaaaaaaaaacaaatcaaaaaAGTGCATGATTAAAAATAGGGAAAATAAATATATTCcgttggaaaaaaaataaaataaaaatctattttaattttaattttaattttaaaaatatttttatttcagcCTTGGCGTAACAGTTTGGACCaaaattaaagatattttaacAAGCAGCCAAAATTATTACACATTgaacatttttatgttaaaatattttttctaattcgATCAAAATTATTCTTTTACTTCAAtacttttataataattttattcaaattttAGTATAGTAATAtaataagaatatttttaagatgaaaaaaagttaaaacattgtatttatttatttatttttaattgagatGCTCGGTTGGCAATAACAAAAAATCAAGGGTCCTTTTAATTTTTCGCCCATTAAAATTAGTCCACAGCTAAATCTTTCACCCACTAAGTACTAAACCAGTAAACCACTCAATTCCACGTCTCCTGTCCCGGCTTGACCCGCAATCAACGGTTAGCCTTCTCCGCCGAGCCGACCTACAGAAACCCCTTAACGTCGGTTGCCATCGCGCCGTCTTAGCCAGCTCCGAGGAGTGTTCATCCGTCGAGGTGGGCTCCTCTATCGGAAAAATGGAGGTCACCATCGCGCCGTCTTAACTGTGGTTTGCCCGATGAGGCAATCCCTCCGCTTGCCCTTTGCCTTCTTGCTCCTTGTCGCCGCGTTCTTCGTCTTCAGTCTCTGGGAGTTTTTCCTCGGTGGCCGTCCCGCCGCGTCGATGCAGGAGGATGCTCCAATTGTGGTGATGTCTCTTCCGTGCAGCCCCAATGCGACGTTGAATGCGACATTGATTAGGATGGCGACGACGGAAGTTGGGGAGGCGGAGTTGCGAACGGACATAGAGAGCCTCCTCGAGGGGAGATTTACGTCAGTTTACGAAGGCCCATTTGGCAGAAGGAGATTCTGGTCTTATTCCCCTTGGCGTCGGGATAACCACCACAAACCGTGGAGGCGCGTTAGGCTACCAGCTCAATTCCGTGCCCCAAAGTACATGGATTTCTACCCAGAGTTCCGCCGCTCCCTTCGCGACTGGTTCCGGAAGCGAAGCCTCCAGATGGAGGTCATGTCGGAGCTCGTCAGGCTAATAAAACGCCCTATAGATCGCCACTTCGGCCGCCCCGACTCGCTGCAGCGGTTCAACTCCTGCGCCGTGATCGGCAACAGCGGAATCCTGATGAACAATGACTACGGTGAGCTAATTGATGGTCATAACCTCGTTATCCGGCTCAACAATGCTCGTGTCCATGGATACCACCGGAATGTTGGCTCGAAGACCGGCCTTTCCTTCGTCAATAGCAATATCCTCCATGTCTGTGCTCGAAGAGAGGGCTGCTTCTGCCACCCCTACGGCGAGAACGTCCCCATTATCACGTACATTTGCCAGGGTCTTCATTTTCTCGACTTCACTATCTGCAATTCTTCGCATAAGGCACCTCTCCTTGTCACGGATTTGCGATTCGACATGCTTTGTGCTAGGATTGTCAAGTACTACTCGCTAAAGCTGTTTGTTGAGGAGACAGGGAAGCCCCTGGAGGAGTGGAAGAAATTTCATGATGAGAAATTGTTCCACTACTCATCAGGGATGCAGGCAGTGATGCTTGCCGTCGGAATTTGTGATCAAGTTAGCATCTTTGGGTTTGGGAAGTCATCGGATGCTAAGCATCATTACCATACCAACCAGAAGAAGGAACTGGACTTGCACGACTACAAGGCGGAATATGCCCTGTATAATGACCTGGTTGTGCAACCGCAGGTAATAATACCATTCCTCAATGGCCATGGCTTTCAAGTTCCTCCGGTAATGTTCTATCATTGAATAGGTTTGATGGTACTTGATCATGATTGTTCCGATGTTCAAATATAAATGAGTTAAAAATTTCAATGGATGTAGAATGAAAATAAGAAACAAGTATGCTAGAACCTATTTGTTGGATCATCTTGTATGACTTGTAAGGATAGTTCCTATGAGAAAAGGAAAGGAAAGTAGATCATGCTTTTAGAAGAAGTCATTTGAAACTAATTCTTTTCTGCAACCTTTGCTACCTTTTCAATGTTGTAGGAAAAAATAGAAAGTAAATCATACTTGTCTTTGCGTTCACTCCCCCTATTTTTTCTAGAGAATTGTGTATATACAAGCTGATATTTTCTTCCTCACTTTGATTTATATAAAATTCATACTTTGGTGTTGGCTTACAGTAATGACTTTTTATGAGATGGTGAAGAATTGGCATCTAGATGATTCCTTGTTAGACATCTCTTCGATATTTCGTAGGATTAAATATAATAGTTCTGGAAAAAGGTTGATTCTGATAAGTtatatatgtttatatatatatatataagttatgcAAATTAAATATATACTGGGTAGAAGTCATGCTACAACTGTCTTTCTATAACTTGTACCAATATTCTGGTGCTAATGAGATGAGATTTTCTGATACTACATAATAAAGTGCATGTCCAAAATATTACTTTCTACATCTCCTGCATTCCATTGCTTAAGTTATCATTTGCTGCTCAATATACTCCAATGCATCGCAGACTTGTCCCGTATGGAGAAGACATTATTCCTAAGTGCATGATGAACTATGTAAGAATTATACATGAGATAGAGTGTTGCTCTTTGTCAATGTTGTGCAAAGAGAAgaggcaatacctctcaacctctaatgcGGAAGTagatgaagagagaaagagaccGCGTGGAGCAACGAGATAAAGACACACAAGAAAGGGcaaacatgaagaagaagaagaagaggaggaggaggagttaccgtggttcggagACGTGTCTACTCTACAAAAAACGATCGAAGCTTTATTAAAATTCTctttacacaagagaatcacattcaATGATTCTCATAATataataggtttacaatgatagCTATAAATAGTGTCTAAACTCCATATCCCATAAAAccataatagaattctgttatgaaaaatcgtaacaaaattctgttatgaaaaatcataacagaattctattataaaAAATCGTAATAGAATTCTGTACGAAAAAACCTTAACATTTTTTTCTTCCATGACCTCCCTCGCATTAACCTTCATTCACATATGAGTcactcgtcaacaatctccaccttagcgaatattcaccccttcgaaaaatacgagtattTGAGCAAAACTCCACATGGATCTCTGTGTCCGGGCTTCCTTcatctagcatctagagatatggattaagTTCAAGAAATGCTTGAACATCTCTGTGATCACTAGCTTTGTCAACATGtctgcagcattgtctgcagtgtgaactTTTTCATGTTGAATTTCTCCAGAGACAATCAACTCTCTGAttttgtgaaacctcacatcaatgtgcttggttctcACATGATGCACAAATAGATAACACTTTGACTTTttcataacaacttgactccaccttgctgaacgCTCAATTTTCAAACCAACCttgtaagccataaagcttcttTCACTGCTTTAGTTGTTGCCATGTATTCCGATTCCATAGTAAATAATGCaataatagattgtatcatagacaTCCAACAGataggtcctcctgccacagtGAACACATATCCTGTAGTAGACCTTCTTTTATCTAAATCTACTACATAGTCTGCATCTATGCACCCAACAACTGAAGGATCTTCCAGTTATCTATTGAACATGATTCCATAATCAGttatatttctcaagtatctgaaaatccacttcactgcatcccaatggtCGCCCAGgttttgagagaaacttgctcacCATACTAAATActtgcgccaaatctggtctTATGTAaaccatgacatacatcaaacaACCAATTGCACTGGCATAATGAACTTTTGATATCTCTTAGATCTCCTCATTCGTCTTTGAGTACTGTGTAccggataacttgaagtgatgcgccaggggtTTGCTCATTGACTTTGTAGTTTTCACATTGAATatatccaacaccttctccatATACCTATTTTGAGACAACCATAATTTTCCTATAGCTCTATCCCTATGAATCTCCATCTCAAGAACCTTCTTGGCCTCgtccaaatctttcatgtcaaatttcttGCTCAGCAGCCTTTTCAATTTGTCAACATCTTTCATCTTCTCCGCAACAATCCACTTGCACTCTATAGCTCATTTTTCCTCAGGAAGTTCCACTAAATCTCACGTTTGGTTTTCATGCAGCAACTCAATCTCCTCCGCCATAGTACTCATCCACTTGTCATTCTCAGAGTTGTGTActgcctcctgaaaagatgtagggtctctaGTACTAGTGATAACTGCATAAGTTATCAAGTCTTCAAATCCGTATCTGGTGGGTGGTTTTATGACTTGTCTTATTCTGCCACCAGCTATAGTGTGATGCTTCGTGTGCTCTTAACTAAAATCATCGAAGTCATAAGACTCTAGCTCCACTTGCATAACATTTTTCTCCttgttgctttgtggtgtttcctttccttcttcttgagtacgTTGTAGTATTGTCTTCTCGTCAAAGACCACATCTTTGTTAATCACTACCTTGTTTGCCTTAAGATCTCAAAGTTTGAAGCTTTTAATTCCTTTATGATACCCTAGAAAAATGACCACTTTGACTTCGCATCTAGCTTTAATCTTTCcgcactagatatgtgcatataggctgaACATCTAAAAACTTGAAGATGAGAGTAATTTACTGGATTATCTGTCCATACTTCttctgatactttgccttctagtgctgcccttggtgatctattaatgagataatatGTCATGTTTACCACTTCCATCCAAAAATTCTTTGTTAACCttgcattcagcctgagacaaGAGACCTCTtgtcttctcaatgattgtcctgttcaacctttctattacaccattttgttgaggtgttctacgAACCGAGAAATATCTCGTTATCCCATGTTACttacaaaattcttgaaactttgAATTTGTGTACTCAGTCTCATCGTCTGACCTAatgcatttgatcttccttcctgTCTGATTCTCCACTTCAGTTTTTGACTGTTTAACCTTtgcaaaagtttctgacttgtgacACATAATGTATATCCAGACCTTTTGTGAGTAAGCAtcataaaactcacaaaatacaagtgtccTCCACTTGATTCTACACTAGCTGGTCCCAAGAGATCCATATGTACATAGTCTAGAATTCCCTCTGTTTTATTTATTGTCGTCttaaattgcactttgctctgttttCCAAGAACATAAAATTTACAGAATTCATGCTTGCATATCTTGACATCCTTctacaaatctctcttgtgaagttctaatATCCTACGCTCACCCATATACCCTAGTCATATATGCCACAATACAGTACTATCTGATTTAGACTCTACCGAGGTGACTCCACCTATAATTGTAGTCCCTATCCACTTATAGATGTTCCTTACTaacttttgtcctttcattacctttagggtgcgtttggttcaagtcatcatgtataaccttggttatgtgattaccaggtaatcacataaccaaggttatagggaataaaacataaccaaatgttgtttggttcaacttaggtaatgcaacaaaaacttgtttgtttgaaggttttaatgaataccctactttaatattttaccgtattactctcagttacaaaactaactatacataatattattattattattattattattattattattattattattattatttattttttaatgtttttttacttttctttttcttgtatatttttttacttttttatgtgttttttaatttttttaatgtttttatattatttatatttatatttattattttttttacatttttttaattttaatttttatttatttattttatttttaaattttttataattttttttaaaattcttaaaaattttaaaatttttaaatttttaaaaatttaaaatttttctaacatttttcaaatttttaattttttttaaaattatttatttttaaaaaaaaattaaatttttaaaatttttaaaacattgttttatttttttacatttttttttatttttttacattttttctctttttttcatgttttttcttatcggagggtatttttggtaaaaaaaattcgttaaccccggaatcaagaaaaagcttagttttctgaggttttcctattccgggctgcatgacccttttgctgacgtgtcgggcatggaacactACTTggaaatcatcgaatacctaaaccaaacaaggtttttgttgataaccttggatggataaccaaggttatcaagaataaccccgaaccaaacgcacccttagagttCTCTAGATGACTTTCATCACCCTGCTCACTATTTTGTAATTGCAACCAATACCATCTAGTGTACCTAGTAAGATCAAATTCTTCCTTAGATCTGGTATGTGTTTGACATCACAaaaagttctgatcacaccattAAACATCTTAATTTTGATATGTTAGATCGAGACGTACGTGAGAGAggagtgaatcatgtgattttcaaaaattttatcttttcgattttgaaatcaaagtacgtacaatgaaaatacaaataaaaaatagaaaagtaaaagacACGGTtcagttttatttggttcggagtcttctGCAACTCCTATTACAAGACACAGGTtccgcagacctatcgatgggtaatccactaaaacacCTCTTCTGTAACCGccggaagaggggatcgagtacaaaatGTATCAaaaagtgtaacaagctacattTTTCGCTTGCAGTAATTAAGTACAGGAATTAATACTTTGTTACTAAACACGTTTCGTAGGCAATCGGCTCGAGCTCGGTGTTTGGTCGGCTTCTCGGCGGTAGTCGGGCATAGCAGAGTTGTAGCAGGACAACATCAGAAAATCGGAGTAGTCAGAAAGCTAATCGGACGCATAGAAGTTCGTATAGAAGTTGTGTTTTGAAGGTTGGTCGAGATACCCATTTAAAGGGTGTAGAAGGCACCTTTtatagccttgaaggtgcctccaacgtgTCAAATCTAATCCCGAACTCGTTGCTCCTTATCTATGACAAAGTCTGAATTTTATCccttggaaggcgtcttccatagcacAAAAGGCACCTTACATGAACAATGCAAAGAcgtcttccaatgcttgaaggcgcaTCGAGTACTGTTCACCGGAGGCCTTTTAGCTTCTTTTGCACTACAAGTTATGTTTGCCCAACACGACAAtatctaacctgcaaaacaaagttagcacaataataatataatataatatatgacTTAGACCCTGTCATATTAGATCGATGTCTACTGTCTTCTCaaccgggatgcgtcctcacttagtcactctcctccaatgacttacctctacttatcgtgtgtcaagttacctccttgacaTCAAtatgacccactaggtctttctaCCGGAATTACACATCCGGACTTCGGCACTTGGGAATCGTGCATCCCGATCTCTTGCCAGAATCACACATTCTGATTTCGCTACTCGTGAATCGAACCTCTCGACTGGACTTCCCGCCTGGTGTCAGATCCTCTTAACCCATCAAGTTAGTTACCCTGTACATTCGGTAACAAAGTTAGATTAcgataacacctaacttaactcacttgtcattcatcaaaatctgagttaaatcgttagtgcaaattgcaccaacaatcttctcctttttgatacaatgaTAACATGGGTTAAACTTAGGAAAAGATATAcgaaaaaaataagaataataataatcatTGATTTAAGAGAGAAACTTAAGTAAGATCAATCGCTATTTTTAtcctcttgatcattttaggtaagATCAATTGTTGTTTCAAGATTTTTAGTTTGTCTTTGTCCTATTAACCCTTACCCTCCTCCTTTGGCATTCGTTAAAAAAATTCAGATACGTATTCCAAATTGCAAATATACAAGCAAGTAATAATTTGTGTAGAGTAAAAACTTGCAGGTCTATTGGAGGGAGGAGTTACTaaaattttaaaagcattttaacaATGAttcaaaacattttgaaaattgattgtaCAACCGAAACCATTTGTAAAACATACTTTGCAAACTAATTTTcaagatagatttcaaaaataattaaaattatattacaaatctatcatttcaaaatattttttagagtagtttttaaaaaaactttatccaagaaaaaataattttagaaataattacaaaataattttaaaaaggttTTTCTAAGATATCTTTCAAAGTAAAAAAGATAACCtttgaataaaatttttcaagaattttttaaaatactttttgaaaatatctttcaaaatattattcatcACATGTTAATATAAATTTCAAAACACTTGCCTTTTTCAAAGCAGATAGTTTTAAAAAGTATAAGAAATTTGTAAAGCAAATAtcctaaaagtatttttaaaagtattttataaAAAGTACTTTGAAAGCAGGATTAAGAAAGTGATTTTTATTTTGAAAGTGATTTTTGTTTTGAAAGTGATTTTTTCCACAAgtattaggaaaaaaaataaattattttgaaaatcattttcaattatcttctccCTGGACttgatatattttaaaaaaaatattcatctaaaaaattaccttaaatgtctaaccattagttactaattaactattagaagatagcagtgttcacttggttagtcaagttaagtaaatgtattgggttagtgtttgactaaaataAATTACTTAACTTGATCTCTATAATTTTGGTATTTTCACCCATACTTATGTTGATCCACTGATATATGTATCTAAAGTTCAGGAAATATGCATAAGTATATCACGTTGTTCTAAGTTTGTGAATATACAATTAAGGTAGACCTATTGTGTTTATGAGATGTTCAATTCCTAGATCTTTAGGAACATACTTGTacgtgcagcggaggccggcaggaggggggtgaattgcctgaataaataaaagtataccctcctcgtctttcaacttaaacaaatagcaacaataataaaaataaaaagcagaaatagaagagagacataatttaacttggttataactcagagggttgttaatccaaggcgatcggaaatcgcactagcagagcctccttcactgtaggcggagaag
Coding sequences:
- the LOC122047374 gene encoding beta-1,6-galactosyltransferase GALT29A-like → MRQSLRLPFAFLLLVAAFFVFSLWEFFLGGRPAASMQEDAPIVVMSLPCSPNATLNATLIRMATTEVGEAELRTDIESLLEGRFTSVYEGPFGRRRFWSYSPWRRDNHHKPWRRVRLPAQFRAPKYMDFYPEFRRSLRDWFRKRSLQMEVMSELVRLIKRPIDRHFGRPDSLQRFNSCAVIGNSGILMNNDYGELIDGHNLVIRLNNARVHGYHRNVGSKTGLSFVNSNILHVCARREGCFCHPYGENVPIITYICQGLHFLDFTICNSSHKAPLLVTDLRFDMLCARIVKYYSLKLFVEETGKPLEEWKKFHDEKLFHYSSGMQAVMLAVGICDQVSIFGFGKSSDAKHHYHTNQKKELDLHDYKAEYALYNDLVVQPQTCPVWRRHYS